DNA from Devosia yakushimensis:
GCAAGCTTGGTCATCTCTCCTCCGCGCGGTCATCGCCGCAGGTCTTTCGACATTGTCACCATTATTGGGCCGCAAGCGAAGCGAGCACAAGTGCCTGAGGCTAGCCAATTTTCGGATGCGTATGGAGCTCGCGAGCCGCGCTGCGCCTCTTGGTCACTACGGGCTGCTTTGGACAAACTGAAAGCGCGGATCTGGGAAAATCGGGCGCTCTTGACATCGCAAAATCAAAGCTGCTAATGCGTAACACTAACAGCTAATACGAATTAGCGATTACGTGGAGGCAGAATTGTCCGCATCGCGGCGGTTGACCCAGAGAGACATTGCCCAATTGGCCGGCGTCAGCCAGGCGACGGTGTCGCTCGTGCTCAACGAGGCCAAGTCTGCCGAGGGCCGCATTCCGCCCGAAACCCGCGAACGGGTGCTCAAGGCTATCCGCGATACGGGTTATGTTGCCGACCCGATCGCACGCAGCATGGTCAAGGGCGCCAATCGCATTCTGGGCGTCTTCACCTATCAGCCCGCCTTCCCGATCGCGCAGGCCGACTTCTACACCCCCTTTCTGATGGGCATTGAAGAAGCCGCCGAAGCGCTGGGCTATGACCTGCTGCTGATGACCGCCTCGGCACGCGACGATAGTGGCCGCAAGCGCATTTTTGGCGAAACCGGGCGGCTGCGCCTGGCCGATGGCTGCCTGATCCTGGGCAGCCAGTTTGACCGGGATGAGCTGGCGCAGCTGGTGGCCGGCGACTATCCCTATGTCGCCGTGGGCCGCCGCGACGATGCCGGCGGGCCGGTGCGCTATGTCGGCGCCGATTATATCACCGCAACGACGACCCTGGTCGATCAGGCGCTGGCCAAGGGGCATCGCAACTTTGCCTTTATCGGCACGACGGGGCCGGCCGAATCCATTGCCGACCGTTGGCGGGGCTTTCAGAGCGCGCTCAAGGGCAAGGGCGAACTGGTGCATGTCGATGACGTCGAGAATGGCGACCCCGCTCGGCAGGTGGCCGAGGTTCGTGCCAGTGGCGCCAGCGTCGTGTTCTTTGCCGAAGTGCTGGAGGCCGTAGCCTTCGACAATCTGGCGCGGGCGCAGGGGATCAGCGTGCCGGGCGATCTATCGATTGTCGTGCTGGGCAGCGGCACACGCACCCATACGCTGCGGCTGCACCGCGCCTTCACTTGCTACGCCATTCCCCGCGAAGAAATGGGCAAGCGGGCCGCCGCCATGCTGGTGGAAACCCTGGCTGACCCGAGTCTGGTGCAGCAGGAGATGCTGCAATGCGAAATCGTGGCGGGCGAAACGCTCGCTCCCCCCAATCCAACGAAAGACAGTTTGAAGTGACAGAATACAACGCGGATATCCTGGTTGTCGGCGGCGGGCTTGGTGGGGTCGCGGCAGCTTTGGGCGCTTTGCGCAATGGGCGCAGCGTCATCCTCAGCGAAGAATTCGACTGGATCGGCGGCCAGCTGACCAGCCAGGCCGTGCCACCCGATGAGCATACCTGGGTCGAGCAATTCGGCATTACCGCCAGCTATCGCGCGCTGCGCACCGGCGTGCGGCAATATTATCGCGACCATTACCCGCTGAGCGAAAGCGCGCGGGCTGATCTGACGCTCAATCCGGGCGACGGCAATGTGTCGC
Protein-coding regions in this window:
- a CDS encoding LacI family DNA-binding transcriptional regulator, whose translation is MSASRRLTQRDIAQLAGVSQATVSLVLNEAKSAEGRIPPETRERVLKAIRDTGYVADPIARSMVKGANRILGVFTYQPAFPIAQADFYTPFLMGIEEAAEALGYDLLLMTASARDDSGRKRIFGETGRLRLADGCLILGSQFDRDELAQLVAGDYPYVAVGRRDDAGGPVRYVGADYITATTTLVDQALAKGHRNFAFIGTTGPAESIADRWRGFQSALKGKGELVHVDDVENGDPARQVAEVRASGASVVFFAEVLEAVAFDNLARAQGISVPGDLSIVVLGSGTRTHTLRLHRAFTCYAIPREEMGKRAAAMLVETLADPSLVQQEMLQCEIVAGETLAPPNPTKDSLK